One Scomber scombrus chromosome 4, fScoSco1.1, whole genome shotgun sequence genomic region harbors:
- the adamts13 gene encoding A disintegrin and metalloproteinase with thrombospondin motifs 13 isoform X2, with translation MFFMTQLCLLLLRPGFAALMRSPLDEHFHHSYHQADIVSYQGSSPDASDSGRLRRSALLPDITHLELLVVVGPDVQQAHKQDTERYILTNLNIASELLRDMTLGANMRVHLVRMIILSEPEPEIQMSTNITSCLRSVCDWGRRIIPSNDTDPLHADLLLYITRYDLVLPDGNKQVRGVAQLGGACSSEWSCVITEDTGFDLGITIAHEIGHSFGINHDGVGNACSRSGFMMASDGGYNSVDLTWSPCSRQQLLTFFSEGKAECVKDLPDLEGSLQDWKPGLYYGVDDQCRIAFGSTARACSFTNPDLPACRVLSCHINPDDDSSCKRLLVPLLDGTECAPNQWCLKGRCVSPDKLTSSAVVHGSWSSWSDFSPCSRTCGGGVTYRTRKCTNPRPAFGGNDCEGPDIGAELCHQQPCENTQLDFMSEQCSQTDLQPLYLLPNTASFYTWIPALGFAQGDEQCRYTCQSDRENFIVSRGSQFIDGTRCESDSPPPFGSTAACLRGKCQLFGCDGVLHSGKVRDMCGVCGGDGSSCSLTSDSYTGGQAKEYTTFLTLPVNATQVHIVNRAPLFTHMAVMAGDRYIVSGMESMALNMTHPSPLDDNRLEYRLHLTLDLLPEMEELLLPGPMQQEINIQVYRKYGKAYGEKTNPNISYQFYVPTRNDMKDITHKGKWVVFTTPCSVSCGSGVQKHIQVCVDRDTNDHLEEHNCDAFPPTVPLQTSCQLPLCPPRWVTGEFGPCSASCGGGERVRPVKCVQKHGADVVKVPDSECRPDSAPNAVEKCNLQLCPARWRVSEPGECSAVCGPGEAKRAVSCVRQEEGQDVEVDQSFCSNQIRPPDSVPCVVDVCPIGWESKGENQPGPKSGLLPRSRQAPVYVWSPVISQCSKTCGNGTLQVWFSCVDHQSRLGVPDFHCDASSKPAPHSETCSTSPCPPMWHSKLGVCSVTCGGGVANRVLYCARETEGEEEVVEDIQCIDFPKPTAVVSCNTHSCPARWKVLSTSLCSVSCDLGIAQRTMACVQFVHSRESVVPEETCHAAVKPATTVPCLVQICTYRWEVKPWSQCSVPCGYGIQSRAVSCMGPSKTEPLSPVFCMHLPKALTIQGCNMGSCGHVPATSDPTERTEERAKLTEEGPLLSPTTSHVGHLPRNPTEAITFPQITTTATPTPKPSACGKLLLEQSGTVDLRDVTGRCTVSIGRPLDEVIHVKVESTSLDCRKKEYVAFFDRLAFVRRCEQVAGSELTTRTNVLLVRQHLLTPGNGVVLTYNSQKNMKKSHHQDCDMQLFSTSGVFENPTTSNRNHTCRVLINAPPSVKIRIQALHIGLVFNATNSQSTYIMIRDMDVLKTNVFKGHQLFQWHSSGNMAEIEFHGDYLHSKGSFRAEYTFIRL, from the exons atgttttttatgactcagctctgtctgctgctgctgaggcctGGCTTCGCTGCTCTAATGAGATCTCCATTGGACGAA CATTTTCATCACTCCTACCATCAAGCAGACATAGTTTCTTATCAGGGTTCTTCTCCTGATGCCTCAG ATAGTGGTCGTCTGCGTCGGTCGGCTCTGTTGCCTGATATCACCCACCTGGaactgctggtggtggtggggccTGATGTCCAGCAGGCCCACAAGCAGGACACAGAGCGATACATCCTCACCAACCTCAACATT GCCTCAGAGCTGTTGAGAGACATGACGCTGGGCGCCAACATGAGGGTGCACCTGGTCCGCATGATCATCCTGTCAGAGCCTGAG CCAGAGATCCAAATGTCTACCAACATCACCTCTTGTCTTAGAAGTGTCTGTGATTGGGGAAGAAGGATAATCCCCTCAAATGATACAGACCCACTACACGCTGATCTTCTCTTGTACATTACAAG ATATGACCTGGTTTTGCCTGATGGGAACAAGCAGGTCAGGGGAGTAGCACAGCTGGGTGGGGCTTGCTCCAGTGAATGGAGCTGTGTGATCACAGAGGACACAGGGTTTGACCTGGGGATCACTATTGCCCATGAAATTGGCCACAG TTTCGGAATCAACCATGATGGAGTAGGAAACGCCTGCAGCAGGAGTGGGTTCATGATGGCCTCTGATGGAGGCTACAACAGTGTGGATCTGACGTGGTCGCCatgcagcagacagcagctgctcACATTCTTCAG TGAAGGGAAAGCTGAATGTGTAAAAGACCTGCCAGACCTGGAAGGCTCCCTACAGGACTGGAAGCCTGGTTTGTACTATGGAGTTGATGACCAGTGTCGAATAGCTTTTGGAAGCACTGCAAGAGCATGTTCTTTTACCAATCCAGACTTG CCAGCCTGTCGTGTTCTGTCCTGTCACATTAACCCTGATGATGACAGCTCCTGTAAACGCCTCCTGGTTCCACTATTGGATGGGACAGAGTGTGCACCAAATCAA TGGTGTTTAAAGGGGCGCTGTGTGTCCCCAGACAAGCTCACCTCCTCTGCGGTGGTGCATGGCTCGTGGTCTAGCTGGTCTGATTTCTCCCCCTGCTCACGGACTTGTGGTGGGGGAGTCACTTACCGCACACGCAAGTGCACCAACCCAAG ACCTGCTTTTGGAGGGAATGATTGTGAGGGTCCAGATATCGGAGCTGAACTTTGTCACCAGCAA CCATGTGAGAACACCCAGCTGGATTTCATGTCAGAACAATGTTCCCAAACAGACCTCCAACCTCTCTACCTTTTACCAAACACTGCCTCCTTCTACACCTGGATCCCTGCTTTAGGCTTTGCACAAG GGGATGAGCAGTGCAGATACACGTGCCAGTCGGACAGAGAAAACTTCATAGTGAGTCGCGGCTCTCAGTTTATTGATGGGACTCGCTGTGAGTCAGACAGCCCGCCTCCCTTTGGCTCCACAGCTGCCTGTCTCAGAGGGAAATGCCAG CTGTTTGGCTGTGATGGTGTGCTGCACTCGGGGAAAGTGAGGGATATGTGTGGGGTGTGTGGTGGAGATGGATCATCCTGCAGTTTGACTTCAGACTCCTACACTGGTGGTCAGGCCAAAG AGTACACCACCTTTCTAACTCTACCAGTGAATGCCACACAGGTTCATATTGTGAACAGGGCACCACTGTTTACTCATATGG CTGTAATGGCCGGGGATCGGTACATTGTGTCTGGAATGGAAAGCATGGCACTAAATATGACCCACCCATCCCCACTGGATGATAATCGGCTAGAGTACCGTCTCCACTTGACCCTTGACCTTTTGCCTGAGATGGAAGAGCTGCTTCTGCCTGGACCGATGCAGCAGGAGATAAATATACAG GTTTATCGTAAATATGGAAAAGCATatggagagaaaacaaatcCAAACATTAGCTACCAGTTCTATGTGCCTACCAGAAACGACATGAAAGACATCACACATAAAGGCAAATGGGTTGTCTTCACAACACCCTGCTCTGTCTCATGTGGATCGG GTGTACAGAAGCATATACAAGTGTGTGTAGACAGAGACACCAATGACCATTTGGAGGAACATAATTGTGATGCATTTCCCCCAACCGTACCACTTCAAACAAGCTGTCAACTCCCACTCTGTCCCCCTAG ATGGGTCACAGGCGAGTTTGGACCCTGCAGTGCCTCCTgtggtggaggagagagggtgCGTCCTGTAAAATGTGTTCAGAAACACGGAGCCGATGTTGTGAAGGTTCCAGATTCTGAATGTCGGCCTGATTCGGCTCCAAATGCtgttgaaaaatgtaatcttcAACTCTGTCCAGCCAG ATGGCGTGTGTCAGAGCCAGGGGAATGTTCAGCAGTATGCGGGCCAGGAGAGGCAAAACGCGCTGTGTCATGTGTCCGGCAAGAGGAAGGTCAGGATGTTGAAGTGGATCAAAGCTTCTGTTCAAATCAAATAAGACCACCTGATTCTGTGCCCTGTGTGGTAGATGTTTGTCCCATCGGATGGGAGTCAAAGGGAGAG AACCAGCCTGGTCCAAAGTCTGGTTTGTTGCCACGCTCTAGACAAGCTCCTGTGTATGTCTGGAGTCCCGTTATCAGCCAGTGCTCAAAGACCTGTGGTAATG GAACCCTGCAGGTGTGGTTTTCCTGTGTGGACCACCAGTCCAGACTTGGGGTGCCTGACTTCCACTGCGATGCTTCTAGCAAACCTGCTCCTCATTCTGAGACCTGCAGCACATCCCCCTGTCCTCCCAT GTGGCACTCTAAGCTAGGAGTCTGCAGTGTAACATGCGGAGGAGGGGTTGCCAACAGGGTGCTGTACTGTGCTAGAGAGacagaaggggaggaggaggtggtggaggataTACAGTGCATTGACTTTCCCAAACCCACAGCAGTGGTGTCCTGTAACACCCACAGCTGCCCAGCCAG GTGGAAGGTCCTGAGCACAtccctctgctctgtctcttGTGACTTGGGTATAGCTCAGAGGACTATGGCCTGTGTCCAGTTCGTCCACAGCAGGGAGAGTGTGGTGCCGGAGGAAACCTGCCATGCAGCTGTCAAACCGGCCACCACAGTGCCTTGCCTGGTGCAGATCTGCACCTACAGATGGGAGGTGAAGCCGTGGAGCCAG TGCTCAGTGCCCTGTGGATATGGGATCCAGTCCAGAGCTGTGTCCTGCATGGGCCCCTCGAAGACTGAACCCCTCAGCCCTGTGTTTTGTATGCACTTGCCCAAGGCCCTTACCATCCAGGGTTGTAACATGGGTAGCTGTGGACACGTGCCCGCTACCTCAGACCCTACTGAACGTACTGAAGAAAGGGCTAAACTCACAGAAGAGGGACCTCTCCTGTCTCCCACCACAAGCCACGTGGGCCATCTTCCTCGAAATCCAACAGAGGCAATCACATTCCCACAAATCACAACAACAGCCACCCCAACACCTAAACCCA GTGCTTGTGGGAAGCTACTCCTGGAACAATCAGGCACAGTAGACTTGAGAGACGTAACTGGCCGCTGCACAGTATCCATAGGTCGACCCTTGGATGAGGTCATTCACGTCAAAGTAGAGTCCACCTCTTTGGACTGCAGAAAGA AGGAGTATGTAGCATTTTTTGACCGTCTGGCGTTTGTGAGGAGGTGCGAGCAGGTAGCAGGTAGTGAGCTGACCACCAGAACTAATGTCCTGCTCGTACGTCAGCATCTGCTCACGCCTGGGAACGGGGTTGTGCTCACCTACAACTctcaaaaaaacatgaagaagagtCACCATCAAG ATTGTGACATGCAGCTGTTTTCCACCAGTGGTGTCTTCGAGAATCCGACAACGTCCAACAGAAACCACACCTGTCGAGTCCTCATCAACGCCCCTCCTTCAGTGAAGATCAGAATCCAGGCTCTGCACATAGGATTAGTGTTCAATGCCACCAACTCCCAGTCTACATACATTATG ATCCGGGACATGGATGTCCTGAAGACCAACGTGTTTAAAGGCCATCAGCTGTTTCAGTGGCACTCCTCCGGAAATATGGCAGAGATTGAATTTCATGGAGATTACCTGCATTCCAAAGGGAGCTTCAGAGCTGAATATACCTTTATACgtctttaa
- the adamts13 gene encoding A disintegrin and metalloproteinase with thrombospondin motifs 13 isoform X1 — protein sequence MFFMTQLCLLLLRPGFAALMRSPLDEVGGKLRVNRSTVHFHHSYHQADIVSYQGSSPDASDSGRLRRSALLPDITHLELLVVVGPDVQQAHKQDTERYILTNLNIASELLRDMTLGANMRVHLVRMIILSEPEPEIQMSTNITSCLRSVCDWGRRIIPSNDTDPLHADLLLYITRYDLVLPDGNKQVRGVAQLGGACSSEWSCVITEDTGFDLGITIAHEIGHSFGINHDGVGNACSRSGFMMASDGGYNSVDLTWSPCSRQQLLTFFSEGKAECVKDLPDLEGSLQDWKPGLYYGVDDQCRIAFGSTARACSFTNPDLPACRVLSCHINPDDDSSCKRLLVPLLDGTECAPNQWCLKGRCVSPDKLTSSAVVHGSWSSWSDFSPCSRTCGGGVTYRTRKCTNPRPAFGGNDCEGPDIGAELCHQQPCENTQLDFMSEQCSQTDLQPLYLLPNTASFYTWIPALGFAQGDEQCRYTCQSDRENFIVSRGSQFIDGTRCESDSPPPFGSTAACLRGKCQLFGCDGVLHSGKVRDMCGVCGGDGSSCSLTSDSYTGGQAKEYTTFLTLPVNATQVHIVNRAPLFTHMAVMAGDRYIVSGMESMALNMTHPSPLDDNRLEYRLHLTLDLLPEMEELLLPGPMQQEINIQVYRKYGKAYGEKTNPNISYQFYVPTRNDMKDITHKGKWVVFTTPCSVSCGSGVQKHIQVCVDRDTNDHLEEHNCDAFPPTVPLQTSCQLPLCPPRWVTGEFGPCSASCGGGERVRPVKCVQKHGADVVKVPDSECRPDSAPNAVEKCNLQLCPARWRVSEPGECSAVCGPGEAKRAVSCVRQEEGQDVEVDQSFCSNQIRPPDSVPCVVDVCPIGWESKGENQPGPKSGLLPRSRQAPVYVWSPVISQCSKTCGNGTLQVWFSCVDHQSRLGVPDFHCDASSKPAPHSETCSTSPCPPMWHSKLGVCSVTCGGGVANRVLYCARETEGEEEVVEDIQCIDFPKPTAVVSCNTHSCPARWKVLSTSLCSVSCDLGIAQRTMACVQFVHSRESVVPEETCHAAVKPATTVPCLVQICTYRWEVKPWSQCSVPCGYGIQSRAVSCMGPSKTEPLSPVFCMHLPKALTIQGCNMGSCGHVPATSDPTERTEERAKLTEEGPLLSPTTSHVGHLPRNPTEAITFPQITTTATPTPKPSACGKLLLEQSGTVDLRDVTGRCTVSIGRPLDEVIHVKVESTSLDCRKKEYVAFFDRLAFVRRCEQVAGSELTTRTNVLLVRQHLLTPGNGVVLTYNSQKNMKKSHHQDCDMQLFSTSGVFENPTTSNRNHTCRVLINAPPSVKIRIQALHIGLVFNATNSQSTYIMIRDMDVLKTNVFKGHQLFQWHSSGNMAEIEFHGDYLHSKGSFRAEYTFIRL from the exons atgttttttatgactcagctctgtctgctgctgctgaggcctGGCTTCGCTGCTCTAATGAGATCTCCATTGGACGAAGTAGGTGGAAAGCTGCGGGTGAACAGGAGCACTGTG CATTTTCATCACTCCTACCATCAAGCAGACATAGTTTCTTATCAGGGTTCTTCTCCTGATGCCTCAG ATAGTGGTCGTCTGCGTCGGTCGGCTCTGTTGCCTGATATCACCCACCTGGaactgctggtggtggtggggccTGATGTCCAGCAGGCCCACAAGCAGGACACAGAGCGATACATCCTCACCAACCTCAACATT GCCTCAGAGCTGTTGAGAGACATGACGCTGGGCGCCAACATGAGGGTGCACCTGGTCCGCATGATCATCCTGTCAGAGCCTGAG CCAGAGATCCAAATGTCTACCAACATCACCTCTTGTCTTAGAAGTGTCTGTGATTGGGGAAGAAGGATAATCCCCTCAAATGATACAGACCCACTACACGCTGATCTTCTCTTGTACATTACAAG ATATGACCTGGTTTTGCCTGATGGGAACAAGCAGGTCAGGGGAGTAGCACAGCTGGGTGGGGCTTGCTCCAGTGAATGGAGCTGTGTGATCACAGAGGACACAGGGTTTGACCTGGGGATCACTATTGCCCATGAAATTGGCCACAG TTTCGGAATCAACCATGATGGAGTAGGAAACGCCTGCAGCAGGAGTGGGTTCATGATGGCCTCTGATGGAGGCTACAACAGTGTGGATCTGACGTGGTCGCCatgcagcagacagcagctgctcACATTCTTCAG TGAAGGGAAAGCTGAATGTGTAAAAGACCTGCCAGACCTGGAAGGCTCCCTACAGGACTGGAAGCCTGGTTTGTACTATGGAGTTGATGACCAGTGTCGAATAGCTTTTGGAAGCACTGCAAGAGCATGTTCTTTTACCAATCCAGACTTG CCAGCCTGTCGTGTTCTGTCCTGTCACATTAACCCTGATGATGACAGCTCCTGTAAACGCCTCCTGGTTCCACTATTGGATGGGACAGAGTGTGCACCAAATCAA TGGTGTTTAAAGGGGCGCTGTGTGTCCCCAGACAAGCTCACCTCCTCTGCGGTGGTGCATGGCTCGTGGTCTAGCTGGTCTGATTTCTCCCCCTGCTCACGGACTTGTGGTGGGGGAGTCACTTACCGCACACGCAAGTGCACCAACCCAAG ACCTGCTTTTGGAGGGAATGATTGTGAGGGTCCAGATATCGGAGCTGAACTTTGTCACCAGCAA CCATGTGAGAACACCCAGCTGGATTTCATGTCAGAACAATGTTCCCAAACAGACCTCCAACCTCTCTACCTTTTACCAAACACTGCCTCCTTCTACACCTGGATCCCTGCTTTAGGCTTTGCACAAG GGGATGAGCAGTGCAGATACACGTGCCAGTCGGACAGAGAAAACTTCATAGTGAGTCGCGGCTCTCAGTTTATTGATGGGACTCGCTGTGAGTCAGACAGCCCGCCTCCCTTTGGCTCCACAGCTGCCTGTCTCAGAGGGAAATGCCAG CTGTTTGGCTGTGATGGTGTGCTGCACTCGGGGAAAGTGAGGGATATGTGTGGGGTGTGTGGTGGAGATGGATCATCCTGCAGTTTGACTTCAGACTCCTACACTGGTGGTCAGGCCAAAG AGTACACCACCTTTCTAACTCTACCAGTGAATGCCACACAGGTTCATATTGTGAACAGGGCACCACTGTTTACTCATATGG CTGTAATGGCCGGGGATCGGTACATTGTGTCTGGAATGGAAAGCATGGCACTAAATATGACCCACCCATCCCCACTGGATGATAATCGGCTAGAGTACCGTCTCCACTTGACCCTTGACCTTTTGCCTGAGATGGAAGAGCTGCTTCTGCCTGGACCGATGCAGCAGGAGATAAATATACAG GTTTATCGTAAATATGGAAAAGCATatggagagaaaacaaatcCAAACATTAGCTACCAGTTCTATGTGCCTACCAGAAACGACATGAAAGACATCACACATAAAGGCAAATGGGTTGTCTTCACAACACCCTGCTCTGTCTCATGTGGATCGG GTGTACAGAAGCATATACAAGTGTGTGTAGACAGAGACACCAATGACCATTTGGAGGAACATAATTGTGATGCATTTCCCCCAACCGTACCACTTCAAACAAGCTGTCAACTCCCACTCTGTCCCCCTAG ATGGGTCACAGGCGAGTTTGGACCCTGCAGTGCCTCCTgtggtggaggagagagggtgCGTCCTGTAAAATGTGTTCAGAAACACGGAGCCGATGTTGTGAAGGTTCCAGATTCTGAATGTCGGCCTGATTCGGCTCCAAATGCtgttgaaaaatgtaatcttcAACTCTGTCCAGCCAG ATGGCGTGTGTCAGAGCCAGGGGAATGTTCAGCAGTATGCGGGCCAGGAGAGGCAAAACGCGCTGTGTCATGTGTCCGGCAAGAGGAAGGTCAGGATGTTGAAGTGGATCAAAGCTTCTGTTCAAATCAAATAAGACCACCTGATTCTGTGCCCTGTGTGGTAGATGTTTGTCCCATCGGATGGGAGTCAAAGGGAGAG AACCAGCCTGGTCCAAAGTCTGGTTTGTTGCCACGCTCTAGACAAGCTCCTGTGTATGTCTGGAGTCCCGTTATCAGCCAGTGCTCAAAGACCTGTGGTAATG GAACCCTGCAGGTGTGGTTTTCCTGTGTGGACCACCAGTCCAGACTTGGGGTGCCTGACTTCCACTGCGATGCTTCTAGCAAACCTGCTCCTCATTCTGAGACCTGCAGCACATCCCCCTGTCCTCCCAT GTGGCACTCTAAGCTAGGAGTCTGCAGTGTAACATGCGGAGGAGGGGTTGCCAACAGGGTGCTGTACTGTGCTAGAGAGacagaaggggaggaggaggtggtggaggataTACAGTGCATTGACTTTCCCAAACCCACAGCAGTGGTGTCCTGTAACACCCACAGCTGCCCAGCCAG GTGGAAGGTCCTGAGCACAtccctctgctctgtctcttGTGACTTGGGTATAGCTCAGAGGACTATGGCCTGTGTCCAGTTCGTCCACAGCAGGGAGAGTGTGGTGCCGGAGGAAACCTGCCATGCAGCTGTCAAACCGGCCACCACAGTGCCTTGCCTGGTGCAGATCTGCACCTACAGATGGGAGGTGAAGCCGTGGAGCCAG TGCTCAGTGCCCTGTGGATATGGGATCCAGTCCAGAGCTGTGTCCTGCATGGGCCCCTCGAAGACTGAACCCCTCAGCCCTGTGTTTTGTATGCACTTGCCCAAGGCCCTTACCATCCAGGGTTGTAACATGGGTAGCTGTGGACACGTGCCCGCTACCTCAGACCCTACTGAACGTACTGAAGAAAGGGCTAAACTCACAGAAGAGGGACCTCTCCTGTCTCCCACCACAAGCCACGTGGGCCATCTTCCTCGAAATCCAACAGAGGCAATCACATTCCCACAAATCACAACAACAGCCACCCCAACACCTAAACCCA GTGCTTGTGGGAAGCTACTCCTGGAACAATCAGGCACAGTAGACTTGAGAGACGTAACTGGCCGCTGCACAGTATCCATAGGTCGACCCTTGGATGAGGTCATTCACGTCAAAGTAGAGTCCACCTCTTTGGACTGCAGAAAGA AGGAGTATGTAGCATTTTTTGACCGTCTGGCGTTTGTGAGGAGGTGCGAGCAGGTAGCAGGTAGTGAGCTGACCACCAGAACTAATGTCCTGCTCGTACGTCAGCATCTGCTCACGCCTGGGAACGGGGTTGTGCTCACCTACAACTctcaaaaaaacatgaagaagagtCACCATCAAG ATTGTGACATGCAGCTGTTTTCCACCAGTGGTGTCTTCGAGAATCCGACAACGTCCAACAGAAACCACACCTGTCGAGTCCTCATCAACGCCCCTCCTTCAGTGAAGATCAGAATCCAGGCTCTGCACATAGGATTAGTGTTCAATGCCACCAACTCCCAGTCTACATACATTATG ATCCGGGACATGGATGTCCTGAAGACCAACGTGTTTAAAGGCCATCAGCTGTTTCAGTGGCACTCCTCCGGAAATATGGCAGAGATTGAATTTCATGGAGATTACCTGCATTCCAAAGGGAGCTTCAGAGCTGAATATACCTTTATACgtctttaa